The nucleotide window CGACGGGAACGCGTCGTTAGAAAGCGTCGAGTGCTCCGGGCCGCCGACGATGTTGTCCGCTGCATCGCCTTCGCCCTTGAGCAGCAGGTCTGCCTTGGCGATCGCGTAGGTCTCGGCATTGATCTCCTGGCCGTAGAGGTGGGTGGTCACCTGTATGTTGTGGGCCGCGGCGAGTTCCTGCACGGTCTCTTCGGCGACGGTCAGCATGCCGGCTGTCCCGCACGTGCCGTCGTAGAGCAGGTAGGTACCTGATGTGATACGGTCGGCGATAGGCAGAAAGATAAGCCTCGCCATGAGCCTGACGGCGTCGCGCGGCGTCCAGTGTTCGCCGGCCTCCTCGTTATTTTCCTCATTGAAGCAGCGTACCAACTCTTCGAAGATGGTACCCATCGCATGATTGTCGAGGCCGGGGTGCTTCATGGAGCCGTCGCCATTCAGGACCGGATTGGGGCTGAGGTTGATGGCCGGGTCGAGGAACTTCTCGATCAACGTCCCGAGTACGTCGGCCTTGGAGAGGCGCGGGATCTGGTTGCGGAACTCGAAGTTGTCCAGGATCCCCTGCACGTTGGGCGAGAAGCCGTCGAGGTAGGCCTCGAAGTCGGCTTTAAGCTGCTGCTGGCTTGCGCGGGCGCGCAGGTCGCGCAGGGTGAACTTGGACGTGTTGTAGAAGGCCTGACCGGCGGCCTGCCGAAGGGCCTGGTCCTGGTGAACGATGCCTGCCTTATCGAGCGAGACCTTCCTGTCGAGGACGGCCTGCTTGGTCGGCTCGAGCACCGCGTCGAGACGACGCAGGACCGTCATGGGCAGGATCACGTCGCGGTACTTGCCGCGCACATAGAGGTCCCGGAGGACGTCGTCCGCAATCCCCCAGATGAAGTTGGCGATCCAGTTGAATCCGAAGGATTCCATGGCTGTCATTCCTTACAGATCCTCAAGTCCGGAGGCCCAACGACAAATAGTCAGACCTGTCTACATAGTTTGGAAACCGGAAGCTGCCGGTATCATTCGGCCAGATTCTGGAACGCGGCCTTTGATTTCCAGTACACCCCTCGCACCATGACGATCTCATCGGGACCAGCGGTGGAGATCCGCACAAAGCGTGGATTCCTACCGCAGCTTGGAAAAGCCGCTGGCTTTCCCACACTTCCCGCAGGTCCGACTACCACTGAACATGGGGGGTCCTTTTTGCTTTATCAAGGTAGGTTCCTTTTGTGTTGTCAAAACGATACGGACCACGCGATAGTAAATGGCGAAGGGAAATCGTTTGGAGAGAAACCGGTGATAGCCGAAATGGACTGAGTGGATGCCGGCGTAGATCTGGAGGGAGTCGATATCGGAGAACAGGGAGTCAAGGAAGTAGTCACCCAGTCCTCCGCTCTGGCATTCGTAGAATCGATAGCCATCGAGAAGATCCTCTTGAGCCTCATCCAGAATCTCGACTTTCATCTAGTTCGGCGTCTGATCTTCTGTTTGGCTTCAGTCCACTCTGTGAACCGGGACGTACCCTGCCGAATCCGTTTCTCTCGCGCACGCAACACATCCGCGTGCCATGAGGGTGACGGAATCATCTTTGCGGATCGGCACAGGTCATCCCAAATCTCCTCCAGTGCTTGGAGCTTATCGCGGACCGTCATCTTGTCAAGCCGCAGAGCTGGTCCCATAGGTGTTTTCCCTCCGGTTCATGATGTTGCTACTGAAATCCAAAAGCGCTTTTCTCCTCATGAGTGCGGAGATACCGAAATTGCGTGAGACCCATCGGGGTCAAGAATTCTTCGCGCAGCAACTCCCCGGGCGTCACAGGTATAGCCAGACCATGGCCAAAACCGACGCCAGAGGGAACGAGGCCAGTACCACCTGGATTATTTTCCCCACATACTGGTGCGCGTGAAAACACACGCTGGGGACTGGCGAGTCGGGATCTCGTACCAGCACCTCAACGGTCTTCCAATTCCGTTGTGCCGCCTTCAGTAGCGCCTGCGCTTCAGGCGTGGCTGATTTGGGATTGTTGAGCGGCATAAAGCGTCCTTGCGTTGGACGACTTGCTGCAGAGTCTGCTCGTTGATCATCGCTCGATTCGGCCTCTTTCGCATGAAGTCGAAGTACCTGGTTGCGGGGATTCTCTCGCCATTTCAAGGACTTGTCAAGGATCGCCGTAACCTGCTGCTCGGCGGCAAAGACTTTAGCGGCTGTCAGCCTTATCCTGTTAGTGCTGCAGACGATCTAGGTGCATTCGGAGCGCCTCGACGGGACTCCGCCCGCCTCTTCCCCCTGATTCAGAAGCGGGTTGCGAAATGGAGCAAAAGATCAGATACTTGGAGTTGTGAGTGTCACTGCTCGCTACGTATATCACAGGAGGTCGCCGTGGCAGACGAAGAGCCGATCGTTGGACGCACGAAACACGGGGAGCTGACCCTTGATCAGATTGCCGAACTGCAACCCGGGCTGGGTCAGTTGATGCCGCTGATGAGTGAACGCTACTGGATCTGCTATTACGCCGCCAAGGGCGGCAATTGGGCGCTGGCCGCTTACCAGCTCAATGGCCTGCGAAGTCTGTTCAAGAAAGCCAACACGACGCGGCCAAAGTACAAAGCGATGCTCGAGAGCTACGCCAAGACGATCCTTGACCCCCTCGCGCTGCAGATCCAGGCCCAGAACTTCGTCGAGTTCGAAAAGTGCTACCTGCAGGGTATCGAATTAGCCAACAAGCTACATGTGACCACCAAGCACCCTGAGATTGTCTGGAAACTGCCGCCCACTCCCCCGCAGCACCTGGAGATGGGTCCGATGCCATGAAACGATTGATCACTATTGCCGTAGCCCTGCTGGCTTGCATGACCTTTGAGCCGATGGCTCACGCGGAGCCTCTGGAGACGCTGACGCTCCGTCAAGGAGACGTGCGGGTCATCAAGCTGGCCGACAGCGCGAAGGTGTCAGACGTGCAGGGTGTGATAGAAACCGGCAGTACGCCTTCGACCATCCCGATATTCAGCAAGGAGGATACTCTGTACGGAATTATCGCGGTCGATTTGTACCAGCAACCTGGTGAATATCGGATGACGGTGTATGAAGCGGCTACCAAGCGAGCATTATCCACCAAACTGCTGATCGTCAAACAAGGGGAATTCGTGAAGAGCGTCAGTTCGCAATGGAACACACGCGTCTTCAGCCAAGCCAATCTCGAAAGGATTGCCAGAGAAAAAAAGGAAATGGCTGACGCGCTTCACACATCCTCGTCTTTACCACTCTGGCAGGACGGAACGATCTATCCGATTGAAAAGACTGATCACACCGGATTGATGACAACTCCTTTCGGCCAGATCCGGATGAATCCAGCCCAGGACTGGTTTCGGTTTCACCGGGGAACCGATTTTCAAGCCCCCCAGGGCTTTTCGATCCGGGCCATCGCATCCGGGAAGGTCGCGTACCTCGGCCATGATTATCTATTGGAAGGCAATATCACGGTGATCGACCACGGTCTGGGGATCTTTTCTTCGTACCTGCACCAGTCGGCATTTCTTGTAAAGGTTGGGGATGAGGTCAAGAAAGGCGAGGTGATCGGACGAGTCGGAAGCACCGGAAATAGTAACTCACCCCACCTACATCTTGCGCTCAGGATCGGCGGAGCATTGGTCGATCCGATACAATTTATTGAAGCGTTGAGGTAACCGTTCCGTACAGGATGCAAGGTGGATCCCGCGCCTGCCACACCAGCCGCATATAATGCCATCGAGCATCGAGTGCTCACGATCGTCGAGGAGCTCGTTGCCGAACTCGGCGGCCCGGCGTTCCGTGGGCCCGTGACCCTCCAGAGCGCGCTCGACCGCGATCTCAGCATCGGCAGCCTTGAACGCGTCGAGCTGCTCGTGCGGCTCGAGGAGGCCTTTGGCGTCATGTTGCCAGATACCGTGATGGCCGAGGCCGAAAGCCCGCATGACCTCGCCGAGGCGATCCGGGCCGCCGCGCCCACGAAACCGGAGATCGTCCACGAAACCCGGCCTCCCATCAGTCCCGGTGTGGCCGCCCCTTCGGACGCCCGAACGCTCGTAGAGGTCCTCCGCTGGCACGCGGAGGCTCACCCCGAACGGACGCATGTCTTCCTCCGTCGAGACGATGGAACCGAAACGCCGATCCGCTATGGGGCGCTCTGGAATCAGGCAGTGGCGGTCGCGGCGGGACTGCGCCAGCAGGGGATCGGCCCGGGACACTCGGTGGCGCTCATGCTCAGGACGGAGGCGGCCTTCTTCGAGGCGTTCTTCGGCGCGCTGCTCGCGGGGGCCGTGCCTGTTCCGATCTATCCGCCGTTTCGGCTTGATCGTCTCGAGGAATACGCGAGGCGTCAGGTTCGGATTCTTCACAACGCCGAGGCCCGCCTCCTCATCACCTTTGGGGAGGTCGAGCGTGTGGCGAGACTGTTGCGGGGCCGCGTGCCCTCCCTGGAAGAGGTCACTACGGTCGAGCGCCTTTCGCTGCCGGAGGCGGGGATGTCGGCTCCCCGCCGGCTCAGCGACGACACCGCGCTCGTCCAGTATACATCCGGCAGTACGGGCGATCCGAAGGGCGTGCGCCTCTCGCATGCGAACATCCTGGCAAATATCCGGGCCATCGGCGAGGCGATTGCCATCAGTCCGACCGACGTCGGCGTCAGCTGGCTGCCGCTCTACCACGATATGGGGTTGATCGGGTCCTGGCTCACCTCGCTCTACTTCGGGATCCCGATCGCCATCCTGTCGCCGCTCGCCTTTCTCGCCAGACCGGCGCGATGGCTCTGGGCCATTCACGGTCACCACGCGACCCTATCGGCCGCACCGAACTTTGCCTTTGACCTCTGCGTCCGAAAGGTGAGCGAGGCCGAGCTTGAGGGCCTGGACCTGAGCTCATGGCGGTTAGCCTTCAACGGCTCTGAGTCCGTCAGTCCTGAGACAATCGAGCGCTTCACTCGACGGTTTGCTCCGTACGGCTTCAAGGCAGAGACGATGTGCCCGGTCTATGGCCTGGCCGAGTGCGCCGTGTCCCTGACGGTCCCGCCACTCGGCTACCCGCCCCGGATCGATCGGGTGGCACGGGAATCTTTTCAGCGCGTCCACCAAGCACGCCCCGCTCTACCTGAGGACCGGCCGCCGCTCCGCTTTGTCTCATGCGGACACCCCCTGCCGGGACATGAGGTCCGCATCGTGGATGGGGCTGGTCGCCCCGTCGCCGAACGGATCGAAGGCCGCATCGAATTCCGCGGGTCCTCAGTCATGAGCGGCTACTTTCGGAATCCTGAAGCGACGCAGGCTATCCTGCACGACGGGTGGCTGGACTCCGGTGATCTCGGCTATTGGGCCGAGGGGGAGCTGTTCATTACGGGTCGGCAGAAAGACATCGTCATCAAAGCCGGTCGCAACCTGTACCCTCAGGAGGTGGAGGAGGTCGTCGGAGACGTCTCCGGCATTCGAAAGGGGTGTGTAGCCGCCTTTGGGATCGCCGATCCGGAAGCCGGCACAGAACGACTCGTCATCATTGCGGAGAGCCGGGAAACAGCGCCGGAGCGACTCGAGGAGATCCGAACGGCGGTACTCGACCAGATGGTCACGGTTATCGGTCTCCCGCCCGACGCGCTCGTAATCACCCAGCCCGGGGCCATCCTCAAGACGTCGAGCGGCAAGATCCGGCGGAGCGCCACGCGTGAGACCTACCTGCGGGGCCAAGTCGAGCGTCGGCGCCCATCACTCACGATGCAGTGGGTGCGGCTGCATCTCCAGGTTACTGGCGCCAGACTTCGACGGTTCGGCCGCCGGCTTGCAGCGCTGGCCTACGGCGCATACATCTGGGGGCTGGTGATCGCGCCTCTGCCGGTCCTCTGGGCGCTCCTGCGTATTGCGCCGTGTGGACACCCTGCGAACCGACTCGCGAAGGGCTACTGTCGCCTGGTGCTGGCGCTCTCGGGCTGCGCCGTACGGGTCGAGGGGATCGAGCATCTCCACGGACCGGCCCCGGTGGTCCTCGCCGTGAACCACGGCAGTTACGTCGACCCGGGCATCCTTCTCGCGGCCCTTCCCGTGGAGTTTCGCTTCGTCGCCAAGGCCGGGCTCGTCTCCTATCCATTCATCGGGACGATCATTCGGAGAGCAGGCTACCCGACCGTCGAGCGGGTCGATCCTGCCAAGCGTGCAGCGGCCGCTGCACGTACCACGGCTCTCCTTCGCGGCGGTACCTCCTTTCTCTTCTTCCCGGAGGGCACCTTCTTTCGGTCGCCTGGGCTGCTGCCGTTTCGACCCGGGGCGTTCAAGGCGGCTGCTGAAGCAGGATGTCCTGTTATTCCCATCGGCCTGAGGGGGACCCGAACGTTTCTGCCGGACGGCACGTGGCTGCCTAAGCGGGGTCCCATCACGCTCTCGATCGGCGCGCCGATCCTGCCTCAAGGCAGCGGGTGGCAAGACATCTTGAGGCTCCGGGACCTCGCCCGAATCGAAATCGCGCGCCTGGCGGGTGAGGAGCCAGTGCTGAGCAAGAGGTTCGCATGAGCGGCGACCCCGCGCGCCGACCGCGCCCCACATACAGAGTCTTAGGGAATGATCACATGGTGGAGTGTGCGAATGCGCAGGCTGGTCCAGGAAGCGCGAAGAGAGACTCCACGGCATCCGCGACAGAGGCGACGAGCCGGTCTCACGCCAGGGACCCGGCTGCGTGCGTGCTGACGATCAACGGCGGCTCGTCAAGCATCAAGTTCGCGCTCTATTCCACAGACCAGGCTGCGGAACCCCTGCTGTCCGGAAAGATGGACCGAATCGGCGTTTCCGGAACGCTCCTGAGTTTTACGGATAGGACTCGCCATGAGCAGAACAGCCTTAGCGTCGAAGCCCTCGATCACCGCTCGGCGGGGGATATTCTGATCGATTGGCTTGAACAGCGGATCGGGTTCGCCTCGGTGAGAGCCGTGGGTCACCGAGTAGTCCACGGCGGCGCGAAATACAGCGAACCCCAACGAGTCACACAGGAACTGCTCGATGAGTTGCGCCGCATAAGCCCATATGATCCGGAACACCTGCCCGCCGAGGTCGAATTGATTGAGATCGTTCGCCAGCGGTATCCCGATCTGGCCCAGGTGGCATGCTTCGACACAACGTTTCACCGGACCATGCCGCGTGTCGCCAGGATTCTGGCTATCCCCAGGCGCTTTGATGCAATGGGGGTCCAGCGGTATGGTTTCCATGGCCTTTCTTACGCCTATCTCATGGAGGAGCTCGCTCGTGTCGCCGGCGTGGAAGCGGCCTGCGGTC belongs to Candidatus Methylomirabilota bacterium and includes:
- a CDS encoding type II toxin-antitoxin system RelE/ParE family toxin, producing MKVEILDEAQEDLLDGYRFYECQSGGLGDYFLDSLFSDIDSLQIYAGIHSVHFGYHRFLSKRFPFAIYYRVVRIVLTTQKEPTLIKQKGPPMFSGSRTCGKCGKASGFSKLR
- a CDS encoding addiction module protein; translation: MGPALRLDKMTVRDKLQALEEIWDDLCRSAKMIPSPSWHADVLRAREKRIRQGTSRFTEWTEAKQKIRRRTR
- a CDS encoding M23 family metallopeptidase, encoding MTVYEAATKRALSTKLLIVKQGEFVKSVSSQWNTRVFSQANLERIAREKKEMADALHTSSSLPLWQDGTIYPIEKTDHTGLMTTPFGQIRMNPAQDWFRFHRGTDFQAPQGFSIRAIASGKVAYLGHDYLLEGNITVIDHGLGIFSSYLHQSAFLVKVGDEVKKGEVIGRVGSTGNSNSPHLHLALRIGGALVDPIQFIEALR
- a CDS encoding AMP-binding protein, producing the protein MEHRVLTIVEELVAELGGPAFRGPVTLQSALDRDLSIGSLERVELLVRLEEAFGVMLPDTVMAEAESPHDLAEAIRAAAPTKPEIVHETRPPISPGVAAPSDARTLVEVLRWHAEAHPERTHVFLRRDDGTETPIRYGALWNQAVAVAAGLRQQGIGPGHSVALMLRTEAAFFEAFFGALLAGAVPVPIYPPFRLDRLEEYARRQVRILHNAEARLLITFGEVERVARLLRGRVPSLEEVTTVERLSLPEAGMSAPRRLSDDTALVQYTSGSTGDPKGVRLSHANILANIRAIGEAIAISPTDVGVSWLPLYHDMGLIGSWLTSLYFGIPIAILSPLAFLARPARWLWAIHGHHATLSAAPNFAFDLCVRKVSEAELEGLDLSSWRLAFNGSESVSPETIERFTRRFAPYGFKAETMCPVYGLAECAVSLTVPPLGYPPRIDRVARESFQRVHQARPALPEDRPPLRFVSCGHPLPGHEVRIVDGAGRPVAERIEGRIEFRGSSVMSGYFRNPEATQAILHDGWLDSGDLGYWAEGELFITGRQKDIVIKAGRNLYPQEVEEVVGDVSGIRKGCVAAFGIADPEAGTERLVIIAESRETAPERLEEIRTAVLDQMVTVIGLPPDALVITQPGAILKTSSGKIRRSATRETYLRGQVERRRPSLTMQWVRLHLQVTGARLRRFGRRLAALAYGAYIWGLVIAPLPVLWALLRIAPCGHPANRLAKGYCRLVLALSGCAVRVEGIEHLHGPAPVVLAVNHGSYVDPGILLAALPVEFRFVAKAGLVSYPFIGTIIRRAGYPTVERVDPAKRAAAAARTTALLRGGTSFLFFPEGTFFRSPGLLPFRPGAFKAAAEAGCPVIPIGLRGTRTFLPDGTWLPKRGPITLSIGAPILPQGSGWQDILRLRDLARIEIARLAGEEPVLSKRFA
- a CDS encoding acetate/propionate family kinase, whose protein sequence is MVECANAQAGPGSAKRDSTASATEATSRSHARDPAACVLTINGGSSSIKFALYSTDQAAEPLLSGKMDRIGVSGTLLSFTDRTRHEQNSLSVEALDHRSAGDILIDWLEQRIGFASVRAVGHRVVHGGAKYSEPQRVTQELLDELRRISPYDPEHLPAEVELIEIVRQRYPDLAQVACFDTTFHRTMPRVARILAIPRRFDAMGVQRYGFHGLSYAYLMEELARVAGVEAACGRVILAHLGNGASLAAVLGGKSIETSMGFTPTAGLPMGTRSGDLDPGLVWYLMRTGQMTAKAFHDLVNHQSGLLGVSEISFDMRDLLDRQATDTRAAEAVALFCYQVKKWIGAFAAVLSGLDTLVFAGGIGENAPEVRERICAGLEFLGVELDAARNAAHAPVISTDASPATVRVIRTNEELMIAKTLRRILCGED